A genome region from Cutaneotrichosporon cavernicola HIS019 DNA, chromosome: 5 includes the following:
- the CFT1 gene encoding uncharacterized protein (CPSF A subunit region), which translates to MHALYSSLLPPSAIHHSLFLPHFTPSTIYPLPKPHVALEIPEIKVRGNLIVAGGQGLRVFEIREETAAVPDQGATEDRQDGDVDVGDSFFDSAPADRAPVRFEATLRLHLLTRHTLHGVVTGLAPLRTIESGVDGLDRLLVSFKDAKMAILEWSRGDIATVSLHTYERCQQMVNGDLQGYVPMLRSDPLSRLAILTMPEDSLAILPILQEQSELDPLQDNLIHDVPYSPSFVLPLADISPTIKNLQDLLFLPGFHSPTVALLFEPTHTWAGKFRTSKDTFRLEIRTIDLSAGGSYPLLTSVTGLPADSQYLVPCPTEVGGIAIVTGNGIVHVDQGGRIVSAAVNAWWGLSTSLGTNRDSEGRKLKLEGSHAEFVGPNDMLLVLANGQTHQVRFEMDGRAVGAIKVDEATSNVPPPSTMVMAGAQGLFIGSAEGDSLLAKVELVREVIEADAKEEKKGEEMEVDWDEDLYGESAPTANGTANGTARAVLTGPANVNLIEQDRLSGIGRISAIEFGIAVTDQGTRTYPQLVALGGGSAGSTVNVFRRGIPITKKRRFDQLANANATWFLPIQRPTAQKFKDIPDNELSTILVATDTVQTRIYALSTKATQEQIKRLEEPAINVGTFFQRSSILHVSATQVVLLDQDGEEQQVVCPASDLAPIVSASISDPYVIVRRSDGSVTLFVGDSVGRTISKASLSKPLPECQAADVFTDTSGVFRTFEATERKEELHAAPSGFSQRNAQRGRTQLTGEQLKRLQESKPAIAVEAETTESAFNAARGTQWLVLLTTAGALQIRRLPDFTLVLESNGLSNSEPSFTDDIGGETDAADTEDGVRQMIMCPIGKRTVRPHLLVLHDSGRFNIYEAQSRFTLDARDQSRRSLAVRFRKVYTQLLAQTAISNLGYNIVPFADLEGLTGAFITGERPHWILASDAHPVHAYGLKQAAYAFGRTTHHGGTGEYFLRIEDGSFICYLPPTLNTDFAMPCDRYAMERTYTAIAFDPPSGHYVGASNISVPFQAYDEEGEIQEGPEGENLVPPLNERATLELFSAGSDPWRVLDGYDFDQNEAILAVQSVNLESAASPTGFRDFIAVGTGKNFGEDRASHGAVYIFEVDELVGVAPGKPGFRLRFCTKDPTRNPVSALANLGPYLIHSNGPKILAKGLDYDDRLMGLAFLDVSMYVTSLTVFKNLILVGDFVKSLVFATLQENPYKFTTVARDLTDRSLVSADLLVMEGSSAFVTSDRAGDLRLLTFDPADPDSLNGEKLILKTEFHCATPLTASKTIARRRGPEEDVAQQTQLIYATADGALTTLVTVKAARAKRLQFVQDQLVRNAPHVAGLNPRAFRSVRNDLVPRPLTKGILDGALLEHFALQPIKRQNEMMRQIGTDVVTVASDLYALSGFW; encoded by the exons ATGCATGCCCTCTactcctctctcctccccccatCGGCCATCCATCActccctcttccttcctcACTTCACCCCATCAACCATCTACCCACTCCCCAAACCTCatgtcgccctcgagaTCCCAGAGATCAAAGTCCGAGGCAACCTGATCGTCGCAGGAGGGCAGGGTCTTCGCGTCTTCGAAAtccgcgaggagacggcggcAGTCCCCGACCAGGGTGCTACCGAGGACAGGCAAGATGGAGATGTGGACGTAGGGGACAGCTTCTTTGATTCGGCGCCAGCAGAT CGTGCGCCGGTGCGCTTCGAGGCAACCCTACGATTACATCTCCTTACGCGCCACACGTTGCACGGCGTGGTCACcggcctcgcgccgctgcgtACAATCGAAAGTGGAGTGGACGGACTGGACCGTCTGCTGGTGTCgttcaaggacgccaag ATGGCCATCCTCGAGTGGTCGCGGGGGGACATTGCGACCGTCTCGCTGCACACATACGAGCGATGCCAGCAGATG GTCAACGGCGACTTGCAGGGCTACGTCCCAATGCTGCGCAGCGACCCACTCTcgcgcctcgccatcctcacGATGCCAGAAgactcgctcgccatcctccccatcctccaaGAACAATCCGAATTGGATCCGCTGCAGGACAACCTTATTCA tgaCGTACCATACTCTCCATCCTTCGTGCTCCCGCTCGCAGACATCTCACCGACGATCAAGAACTTGCAGGACCTCCTCTTCCTACCAGGATTCCATTCGCCCACCGTCGCTCTGCTCTTCGAGCCCACGCACACTTGGGCAGGCAAGTTCCGCACCAGCAAGGACACCTTCCGACTCGAGATCCGCACCATCGACCTGAGCGCTGGCGGTTCCTATCCACTCTTGACGAGCGTGACGGGCCTCCCCGCCGACTCCCAGTACCTCGTTCCCTGCCCGACAGAGGTGGGCGGCATTGCGATCGTGACGGGCAACGGCATCGTGCATGTCGACCAGGGTGGACGCATCGTATCAGCCGCTGTCAACGCATGGTGGGGTCTCTCCACATCACTGGGAACCAACCGTGACTCGGAGGGGCGCAAGCTGAAGCTCGAAGGCTCGCATGCCGAGTTTGTCGGCCCCAACGACATGCTCCTTGTGCTCGCGAACGGACAGACGCACCAAGTCCGCTTCGAGATGGACGGCCGCGCGGTCGGCGCCatcaaggtcgacgaggctaCCAGCAATGTGCCTCCCCCGTCCACAATGGTTATGGCTGGCGCACAGGGATTGTTTATCGGCTCCGCAGAGGGCGACTCGCTCCttgccaaggtcgagctggtgcgcgaggtcatcgaggcGGACGCAAAGGAGGAAAagaagggagaggagatggaggtggactgggacgagg acCTTTACGGTGAAAGTGCGCCGACGGCAAACGGGACGGCGAATGGCACAGCGAGAGCAGTGCTGACGGGGCCCGCCAACGTCAACTTGATAGAGCAGGACAGGTTGAGTGGCATTGGGCGCATCTCGGCCATCGAGTTTGGTATCGCCGTCACGGACCAAGGC ACAAGGACATATCCTCAGCTTGTGGCTCTTGGTGGTGGGAGCGCTGGATCGACCGTCAACGTTTTCAGG cgaggcATCCCCATCACCAAGAAGCGTCGCTtcgaccagctcgccaacgccaacgcgACCTGGTTCTTGCCTATCCAACGACCGACCGCCCAGAAGTTCAAGGACATACCAGACAACGAGCTGTCGACAATCTTAGTGGCGACTGACACAGTACAGACACGA ATCTACGCCTTATCAACAAAGGCCACGCAGGAGCAGATCAAGCGGCTGGAGGAGCCGGCGATCAATGTCGGCACGTTCTTCCAACGCTCGAGCATCCTGCACGTATCGGCAACGCAGGTGGTGTTGCTGGACCAAG acggcgaggagcagcaggTTGTCTGCCCAGCCTCTGATCTCGCGCCGATCGTGAGCGCATCGATATCTGACCCGTATGTCATTGTCAGGCGATCCGACGGTTCAGTAACGCTCTTCGTGGGAGACTCAGTCGGGCGCACCATCTCAAAGGCGAGCCTTTCCAAGCCGCTGCCCGAGTGTCAGGCCGCAGACGTGTTTACAGACACGAGCGGTGTGTTCAGGACGTTCGAGGCGACGGAACGCAAGGAGGAACTGCATGCTGCGCCGTCGGGCTTCAGCCAGCGCAACGCGCAGCGCGGGCGAACGCAGCTCACAggcgagcagctcaagaGACTGCAGGAATCGAAACCTGCCATTGCTGTCGAAGCCGAGACGACCGAATCGGCGTTCAACGCTGCCCGCGGGACGCAATGGCTTGTCTTGCTTACGACAGCCGGCGCGCTCCAGATCCGCAGGCTGCCAGACTtcaccctcgtccttgaATCGAACGGCCTTTCCAACTCGGAGCCGTCGTTCACGGACGACATTGGCGGCGAGACAGATGCGGCAGACACGGAGGACGGAGTACGGCAGATGATCATGTGCCCCATCGGCAAGCGCACGGTTCGGCCGCACCTGCTGGTGTTGCACGACTCGGGCCGTTTCAACATCTACGAGGCGCAGTCGCGGTtcacgctcgacgcgcgcgaccaGTCGCGCCGGTCGCTGGCCGTCCGCTTCCGCAAGGTGTATACGCAGCTGCTGGCGCAGACCGCCATCTCGAACTTGGGATACAACATTGTGCCGTTTGCCGACCTTGAGGGACTCACGGGCGCGTTCATCACGGGTGAGCGCCCGCACTGGATCCTCGCGTCGGACGCACATCCCGTGCACGCGTACGGATTGAAACAGGCTGCTTACGCGTTCGGCCGCACGACGCACCACGGTGGTACCGGCGAGTACTTCTTGCGCATAGAAGACGGGAGCTTCATCTGCTATCTGCCTCCAACGCTCAATACGGACTTTGCAATGCCGTGCGACCGTTACGCCATGGAACGGACGTATACGGCCATTGCGTTTGACCCGCCTTCGGGACACTATGTCGGCGCGTCCAACATCTCAGTGCCCTTCCAGGCgtacgacgaggagggtgagatCCAGGAGGGACCAGAGGGCGAGAACCTCGTGCCTCCACTGAACGAACGAGCGACGCTTGAGCTCTTTAGTGCTGGCAGTGATCCCTGGCGTGTGCTTGACGGCTACGACTTTGATCAGAACGAGGCGATCCTCGCCGTCCAGAgcgtcaacctcgagaGTGCGGCGAGTCCGACTGGTTTCCGCGACTTTATCGCGGTCGGGACAGGCAAGAACTTTGGCGAGGACCGTGCCTCCCATGGCGCAGTATACATCTTCGAGGTGGACGAGTTGGTTGGCGTGGCGCCGGGCAAGCCAGGCTTCCGCCTCCGCTTCTGCACCAAGGACCCGACGCGCAACCCCGTCAGCGCGCTGGCCAACCTGGGCCCATACCTGATCCACTCGAACGGACCAAAG ATCCTCGCAAAGGGCCTCGACTACGACGACCGTCTGATGGgcctcgcgttcctcgacgtgTCGATGTACGTGACCTCACTGACGGTGTTCAAGAACCTTATCTTGGTGGGCGACTTTGTCAAGTCGCTCGTCTTTGCCACTCTCCAGGAGAATCCGTACAAATTTACGAcggtcgcgcgcgacttAACTGACCGCTCGCTCGTCAGCGCCGACCTTTTAGTTATGGAgggctcgtcggcgttTGTCACGAGCGATCGGGCTGGCGACCTGCGCCTGCTGACATTTGACCCCGCAGACCCGGACAGTTTGAATGGCGAGAAGCTCATTCTCAAGACGGAATTCCATTGCGCAACGCCACTGACAGCGTCCAAGACTATTGCTCGTCGCAGGGGaccagaggaggacgtcgcgCAGCAGACGCAGCTGATCTACG CCACCGCCGACGGCGCACTCACCACCCTGGTAACGGTCAAGGCTGCGCGTGCCAAGCGCCTCCAGTTCGTGCAGGACCAGCTGGTACGCAATGCTCCCCACGTCGCCGGCTTGAACCCGCGCGCGTTCCGCAGCGTGCGTAACGACTTGGTGCCCCGACCCTTGACCAAGGGTATCCTGGACGGCGCGCTGCTTGAGCACTTTGCGCTGCAGCCCATCAAGCGTCAGAATGAGATGATGCGCCAGATCGGCACGGATGTAGTCACAGTCGCTAGCGATTTGTACGCGTTGAGCGGGTTCTGGTAG
- the CYT1 gene encoding uncharacterized protein (Cytochrome C1 family), which translates to MFSSALPRLATRASARVPAQAFAKARFNSTFSKPAESAFASRTALFGATAVAVGTSAWYAHLFGIPGLQEASANTAAEVGLHPAAYPWPQNGIFETFDHASIRRGYLVYREVCAACHSLDRIAWRNLVGVSHTADEAKEMAAEFEYKDGPNDEGEMFDRPGKLSDYMPAPYPNEEAARAANNGGLPPDLSLIVKARHGGSDYIFSLLTGYVDPPPGVTVAEGMNYNPYFPGGGIAMARNLFDGLVEYDDKTPATASQMAKDVTVFLNWAAEPEHDDRKKMGMQAVIIISTLTALSLYIKRFKWTGLKNRRIHYRPPVSK; encoded by the exons AtgttctcctcggccctcCCCCGGCTCGCCACcagggcctcggcgcgggtgCCCGCCCAGGCCTTTGCCAAG GCTCGCTTCAACTCAACCTTTTCGAAGCCCGCCGAGTCGGCCTTCGCGTCGCGGACAGCCCTCTTCGGCGCGAccgctgtcgctgtcggcACTTCGGCGTGGTACGCACACCTCTTCGGCATCCCGGGTCTCCAGGAGGCCAGCGCCAACACGGCTGCCGAGGTCGGTCTTCACCCCGCCGCCTACCCCTGGCCCCAGAACGGTATCTTTGAGACCTTTGACCACGCCTCGATCCGCCGTGGCTACCTCG TCTACCGCGAGGTCTGCGCTGCCTGCCACTCGCTCGACCGCATTGCCTGGCGTAACCTTGTCGGCGTCTCGCAcaccgccgacgaggcgaaGGAGATGGCCGCCGAGTTCGAGTACAAGGACGGCCccaacgacgagggcgagatgTTCGACCGCCC AGGAAAGCTCTCCGACTACATGCCCGCTCCCTACCCcaacgaggaggctgcTCGCGCGGCCAACAACGGTGGTCTCCCTCCCGACCTTTCTCTCATTGTCAAGGCCCGTCACGGCGGTTCCGACTACATCTTCTCGCTCCTTACCGGCTACGTTGACCCCCCTCCCGGCGTCACCGTTGCCGAGGGCATGAACTACAACCCCTACTTCCCAGGCGGCGGCATCGCCATGGCCCGTAACCTCTTCGACGGCCTTGTCGAGTACGACGACAAGACCCCCGCTACCGCCTCGCAGATGGCTAAGGACGTCACTGTGTTCCTCAACTGGGCCGCCGAGCCTGAGCACGATGACCGCAAGAAGATGGGCATGCAGgccgtcatcatcatctcgACTCTCACCG CGCTGTCTCTCTACATCAAGCGCTTCAAGTGGACCGGCCTCAAGAACAGGCGCATCCACTACCGCCCGCCCGTTTCCAAGTAA
- a CDS encoding uncharacterized protein (Prp18 domain): MEGLLAEINSKKKDISSGDKYLRRGDAQRAKEEEETRRKEQASKRKVDQVDAAPESRASKLRKEADAARNASLARLRESRRPTPTSTAGSPAPEEEKERYNLPPEECIRRLRSHGQPIRLFGETDRDRRLRLRAIELEDERGDKTKSRQDDFKRAVAEREREEAERRARGEVVKEDKNVEKMKKYTDGGPLDLGLIKSDFKALHPLLYWYFKAMLKEWEEYLESRPDDVKRTAQGKLASANHAQSAQNLKPLFRGLKNRDLPEDVVRLLAEVVHYCQSRLYSKAQDAYLRLSIGNAAWPIGVVSVGIHERSNQGKISDNVAHVLNDEVSRKYIQAVKRLMTFAQTVRPPDSISHMMG, from the exons ATGGAAGGCCTTCTCGCCGAAATCAACagcaagaagaaggatATCTCATCAGGAGACAAGTacctccgccgcggcgatgCTCAGCGCGCgaaagaggaggaggagacacGGAGGAAGGAACAGGCCAGCAAGAGGAAGGTGGACCAAGTAGACGCGGCACCCGAGAGCCGAGCGTCGAAACTGCGTAAAGAG GcggacgccgcgcgcaacgcatccctcgcgcgcctgcgcgaATCGCGCAGGCCAACACCTACATCTACAGCCGGTTCACCAGCAcctgaggaggagaaggaacGTTACAACCTTCCACCAGAGGAGTGTATCCGGCGCTTGCGGTCGCATGGTCAGCCTATCCGTCTGTTCGGCGAGACGGACCGCGACCGGCGGTtgcgcctgcgcgcgatagagctcgaggacgagcgtgGCGATAAGACGAAGTCGCGGCAGGATGACTTTAAGCGCGCCGTGGcagagcgcgagcgcgaggaggcggagcggcgcgcgcgaggcgaggtcgtcaaggaAGACAAGAACGTCgagaagatgaagaagtACACGGACGGCGGGCCGCTCGATCTCGGGTTGATCAAGAGTGACTTCAAAGCGCTGCACCCGCTCCTCTACTGGTACTTTAAGGCGATGCTcaaggagtgggaggagtaCCTCGAATCGCGGCCAG ACGACGTCAAGCGGACGGCGCAAGGCAAACTGGCAAGCGCAAATCATGCGCAGAGCGCGCAGAACCTAAAGCCCCTCTTCCGGGGATTGAAGAACCGGGACCTTCCAGAAGACGTTGTGCGCCTCCTGGCAGAAGTGGTCCACTATTGTCAGTCCCGGCTGTACTCGAAAGCGCAGGACGCGTACCTGCGCCTCTCGATCGGCAATGCTGCGTGGCCGATCGGCGTCGTGTCGGTCGGCATCCACGAGCGCTCGAACCAGGGCAAAATCTCGGACAACGTCGCACACGtcctcaacgacgaggtgtCGCGCAAGTACATCCAGGCAGTGAAGCG cctcaTGACCTTTGCCCAAACCGTACGCCCACCTGACTCGATCTCGCACATGATGGGATAG
- a CDS encoding uncharacterized protein (The coatomer is a cytosolic protein complex that binds to dilysine motifs and reversibly associates with Golgi non- clathrin-coated vesicles, which further mediate biosynthetic protein transport from the ER, via the Golgi up to the trans Golgi network), with product MQMLTKFESKSPRVKGIAFHPKTPLLAASLHNGTIQLWNYQMGTLVDRYDEHDGPVRGICFHPTQPIFCSGGDDYKIKVWNYKQRKCLFTLTGHLDYVRTVFFHHEYPWIISASDDQTIRIWNWQSRTCIAILTGHNHYIMCAQFHPWDDLVVSASMDLTVRVWDISGLRKKNQASSAPMSFEEQMSRANQGQADLFGNTDAVVKYVLEGHDRGVNWATFHPTLPLIVSCGDDRQIKLWRMSETKAWEVDSCRGHFNNVSMTLFHPRHELILSASEDKTIRVWDMTKRTAVQTFRREHDRFWVLTAHPELNLFAAGHDNGLIVFKLERERPAFSLSGNSLFYIKDKVIRMADLATGTNQGVCSVRKLGSQYIQPRTLSYNPAERAVVVTSTSDNGVYELITLPKSSAPVSGDGKDTPSDGRKGTGISALFVARNRMAVLDKTAQNIEIRDLSNSLTKTVKCPVQTNDIFYGGTGCLLLSSSNSVVLFDIQQAKVLGEITTPVVKYVVWSNDGNQVALLSKHTITIASKSLEQTALIHETIRIKSAAWDDSGILVYTTLNHIKYALPGGDNGIIKTLEQPVYLTRVKGQVVHCLDRNAKPRTIPIDPTEYRFKLALIRQNYDEVLQIIRNSNLVGQSIIGYLQKKGYPEIALHFVQDPQTRFDLAIECGNLQVALEMARSVDRPDVWERLGAAALKQGNHQIVETAYQKSRAFDKLSFLYLVTGNTQKLKMMQTIAAKRGDQMSRFQNSLYMGDVEARVAVLRETGQYPLAYYAAKTAGLEELAEEILDEAGMTEEDVPPAPPNVGSSKLAPPPVVFPQTEFNWPIKNLGESFFDRALANGGAEGLMAAGEQADTANGEQLDAWANDEDAAEEEEELDEDEGWDLDAEVAQEEAAEEVGDDILAVGEADLSEGVAPGVDEDEMWVRNSPLAADHAAAGNFESAMQLLNRQVAAVNFKPLKPLFLQAYRAAHTYVPANASLPPLEFHVRRNPETTELREVLPAIALDFEDLKEKELADAYKLFSRGKFADALTLFRDVLQKLLLTVVTSEDAATEVKELVKTAREYVIGLRLETERRRLVAEEPDNVVRNLELAAYFTHCELQPAHVQLALRSAMNTFFKAGNVATAAVFARRFIDTNPTDPRAVTQARSILAQGDRNPRDAHEIAYDQFTTFTVCPASLTPIYQGSPAAVAAYTGARYLPEYQNTICVVDEVTQVGLPASGMRSVV from the exons ATGCAGATGCTCACCAAG TTTGAGAGCAAAAGCCCGCGCGTCAAAGGGATTGCGTTCC ACCCCAAGACACCGCTCCTCGCAGCATCGCTGCATAATGGCACCATTCAGCTGTGGAACTACCAGATGGGCACGCTAGTCGATCGGTATGACGAGCACGATGGGCCTGTCCGCGGCATCTGCTTCCACCCGACACAGCCCATCTTCTGCTCTGGCGGTGACGACTACAAGATCAAGGTGTGGAACTACAAGCAGCGCAAGTGCTTGTTCACCCTCACGGGACACCTCGACTATGTGCGCACCGTCTTTTTCCACCACGAGTACCCGTGGatcatctcggcgtcggacGACCAGACGATCCGCATCTGGAACTGGCAGAGCCGCACCTGTATCGCGATCCTCACCGGCCACAACCACTACATCATGTGCGCCCAGTTCCACCCATgggacgacctcgtcgtaTCGGCGTCCATGGACCTGACCGTGCGTGTTTGGGACATTTCCGGCCTTCGCAAGAAGAACcaggcgagctcggcgcccaTGAGCTTTGAGGAGCAGATGTCGCGCGCCAACCAGGGCCAGGCCGACTTATTTGGCAACACAGACGCCGTCGTCAAGTACGTGCTCGAGGGCCACGACCGCGGCGTCAACTGGGCGACGTTCCACCCGACCCTGCCGCTTATCGTGTCGTGCGGTGACGACCGACAGATCAAGCTCTGGCGCATGTCCGAGACCAAGGCGTGGGAGGTCGACAGCTGCCGCGGGCACTTTAACAACGTGTCCATGACGCTGTTCCACCCGCGCCACGAGCTCATCCTCTCGGCGTCTGAGGACAAGACGATACGTGTCTGGGACATGACCAAGCGCACTGCCGTGCAGACGTTCCGCCGCGAGCACGACCGCTTCTGGGTGCTTACCGCGCATCCCGAGCTCAACCTCTTCGCGGCGGGCCACGACAACGGTCTCATCGTGTTCAagcttgagcgcgagcgacCCGCGTTCTCTCTGTCCGGCAACAGCCTCTTCTACatcaaggacaaggtgaTCCGCATGGCTGACTTGGCGACTGGCACCAACCAGGGCGTCTGCTCGgtgcgcaagctcggctCGCAGTACATCCAGCCGCGCACACTGAGCTACAACcccgccgagcgcgccgtcgtTGTCACGTCCACCTCAGACAACGGCGTATACGAGCTCATCACGCTACCCAAGTCGAGCGCCCCAGTTTCGGGTGACGGCAAGGACACACCCTCGGACGGTCGCAAGGGCACGGGTATCTCTGCTCTCTTTGTTGCTCGCAACCGTATGGCTGTGCTTGACAAGACGGCGCAGAACATCGAGATCCGTGACCTGTCCAACTCGCTCACCAAGACGGTCAAGTGTCCCGTTCAGACCAACGACATCTTCTACGGCGGCACTGGGTGCCTCCTTCTGTCGTCGAGCAACTCGGTTGTCCTCTTTGACATCCAGCAGGCTAAGGTACTGGGTGAGATCACGACGCCGGTCGTCAAGTACGTAGTTTGGAGCAACGACGGCAACcaggtcgcgctccttAGCAAGCACACGATCACCATTGCCAGCAAGTCGCTCGAGCAGACGGCCCTCATCCACGAGACCATCCGCATTAagtcggcggcgtgggaCGACAGCGGCATCCTCGTGTACACGACGCTCAACCACATCAAGTACGCGCTTCCTGGTGGCGACAACGGCATCAtcaagacgctcgagcAGCCTGTCTACCTCACCCGCGTCAAGGGCCAGGTTGTGCACTGCCTCGACCGCAACGCCAAACCACGCACCATCCCCATTGACCCAACCGAGTACCGCTTCAAGCTTGCGCTTATCCGCCAGAActacgacgaggtgctccAGATCATCCGCAACTCgaacctcgtcggccagaGCATCATTGGCTACCTCCAGAAGAAGGGCTACCCCGAGATTGCGCTGCACTTTGTCCAGGACCCTCAGACACGCTTCGACCTGGCCATCGAGTGTGGCAACCTccaggtcgcgctcgagatggCGCGCTCGGTCGACCGCCCCGACGTGTGGGAGCGCCTTGGTGCTGCTGCGCTCAAGCAGGGTAACCACCAGATTGTCGAGACGGCGTACCAGAAGTCGCGGGCGTTCGACAAGCTGTCGTTCCTCTACCTCGTCACCGGCAACACGCAGAAGCTCAAAATGATGCAGACGAtcgcggccaagcgcggcgacCAGATGTCTCGGTTCCAGAACTCGCTCTACATGGGCGACGTTGAGGCGCGTGTTGCCGTTCTGCGCGAGACTGGTCAATACCCCCTCGCGTACTACGCTGCCAAGACTGcgggcctcgaggagctcgccgaggagatcctcgacgaggcaggtatgaccgaggaggatgtcCCCCCAGCGCCGCCCAACGTTGGCTCGTCCAAGCTCGCGCCTCCACCTGTCGTCTTCCCGCAGACCGAGTTCAACTGGCCCATCAAGAACCTCGGTGAGAGCTTCTTCGACCGTGCGCTTGCCAacggcggcgccgagggcctGATGGCGGCTGGTGAACAGGCCGACACAGCGAACGGCGAGCAGCTGGATGCTTGGGCAAACGATGAGGATGccgctgaggaggaggaggagctggacgaggatgagggcTGGGACctggacgccgaggtggcccaggaggaggctgcagaggaggtgggtgaTGACATTCTGGCGGTCGGTGAGGCCGACTTGTCAGAAGGTGTCGCCCCAGGagtggacgaggacgaaaTGTGGGTGCGGAATTCGCCGCTGGCAGCAGACcatgctgctgctggcAACTTTGAGAGCGCGATGCAGCTCCTCAACCGCCAGGTGGCCGCGGTCAACTTCAAGCCGCTCAAGCCTCTATTCCTGCAGGCGTACCGCGCGGCGCACACGTACGTGCCTGCGAACGCGTCTCTCCCACCGCTCGAGTTCCACGTCCGTCGCAACCCTGAGACGaccgagctgcgcgaggtgcTACCGGCAATCGcgctcgactttgaggacctcaaggagaaggagcttGCCGACGCATACAAGCTCTTCAGCCGCGGCAAGTttgccgacgcgctcacgctGTTCCGCGACGTTCTGCAGAAGCTGCTCCTCACTGTTGTCACGAGTGAGGACGCTGCTaccgaggtcaaggagctcgtcaagaCGGCACGCGAGTACGTCATTGGTCTGCGGCTTGAGACGGAGAGGCGACGACTcgtggccgaggagcccgacaatgtcgtccgcaacctcgagctggccgcGTACTTTACGCACTGTGAGCTGCAGCCTGCGCATGTCCAGCTCGCCCTGCGCAGTGCCATGAACACGTTCTTCAAGGCTGGTAACGTTGCTACTGCGGCGGTGTTTGCGCGCCGCTTCATCGACACGAACCCGACTGACCCGCGTGCTGTTACGCAG GCGCGTAGCATCCTCGCACAGGGCGACCGCAACCCGCGCGACGCTCACGAGATTGCATATGACCAGTTTACGACGTTTACCGTCTGCCCCGCCTCGCTCACACCCATCTACCAGGGTTCGCCAGCGGCGGTCGCGGCATACACTGGGGCCCGGTACCTGCCCGAGTACCAGAACACTATATGtgtcgttgacgaggtgaCGCAGGTCGGGCTGCCGGCCAGCGGCATGCGGAGTGTGGTGTAG
- a CDS encoding uncharacterized protein (Proteolipid membrane potential modulator): protein MAYNHYLPKKIDLTPKRHHGFYVVLFIFGMILPPVAVALRFGIGRDFFINCILTLCGYIPGHGHNFYIQNIRNNTNKARTPKWAIRYGLVDDSQFRRKEAKSQWAKRYDERNPESTLVGQELAEGEEGPNYTPSNPDAPARRRGSEGLWDREEEQFYNDDDVAPNQRNWHYPTNFEGTVGTGGRKKKGRGGDRWERTRSATSGSNGSNDNYGTYPPGGTASTDDDVPEWGRDYGSSKRRSSRGRKNSAGSGSSGPSSAPKRSNNPDDVFRHEF from the exons ATGGCGTACAACCACTACCTGCCCAAGAAGATTGACCTGACCCCGAAGCGGCACCACGGCTTCTatgtcgtcctcttcatcttTGGCATGATCCTTCCCCCCGTCG CCGTGGCGCTACGGTTCGGGATCGGTAGAGACTTTTTCATCAAT TGCATCCTCACCCTCTGCGGGTACATCCCTGGCCACGGACACAACTTCTACATTCAGAACATCCGAAACAACACCAACAAGGCGCGCACGCCCAAGTGGGCAATTCGTtacggcctcgtcgacgactcGCAGTTCCGCcgcaaggaggccaagtCACAGTGGGCCAAGCGCTACGACGAGCGCAACCCCGAGTCTACACTCGTTGGCCAAGAactcgccgagggcgaggagggtcCCAACTACACCCCAAGCAACCCCGACGCGccggcccgccgccgcggttCTGAGGGTCTCTGGGACCGCGAGGAAGAGCAATTCtacaacgacgacgacgtcgcgccGAACCAGCGCAACTGGCATTACCCCACCAACTTTGAGGGCACGGTCGGCACTGGCGGgcgcaagaagaagggaCGTGGCGGAGACAGGTGGGAGcgcacgcgctcggccaCCTCTGGTAGCAACGGTAGCAACGACAACTACGGCACGTACCCGCCTGGTGGAACGGCGTCTacagacgacgacgtgcccGAGTGGGGCCGTGACTACGGCTCGTCAAAGaggcgcagctcgcgcggGCGCAAGAACTCTGCGGGCTCTGGTTCAAGCGggccgtcgagcgcgccgaagCGGAGCAACAACCCGGACGACGTGTTCCGGCACGAGTTCTGA